The proteins below are encoded in one region of Thermodesulfovibrio thiophilus DSM 17215:
- a CDS encoding glutamate synthase-related protein — MEPATGLKLDFNNKLTLEEFPYIIRWRDDRCKRCGQCTSVCPQGAIRPAVKYTRVIESGGDTPKPRPVRRIIHVIEQVNNIDNYCTGCAVCTLVCPNNAIEPEYNPQNKFLFYKNRGGEGYKRGGRRNDPGVSTLDRLKFTRISMLTDPALDAGRHEFRVRSYIGRILPPEDLPLKVEDGRLVLDKSSGKFIPPVREIFPIMIGSMSIGALSPTMWEGLAMGVAYLNEVEGIPVVMCSGEGGFPPRLLKSRYVKYFILQIASGYFGWDSIIHTLPYMTEDPAAIEIKYGQGAKPGDGGLLMAPKVIKLISEIRGVPQYVDLPSPPTHQTQYSIEESVMKMIQSMSMAFGFRVPVYPKISGTKTAKAVLNNLARNPYAAALSIDGEDGGTGAAYNISLDKMGHPIASNIRECYLDLVKQGKQNELPLIAAGGVGKKGNLAANAAALIMLGVSAVSVGKYIMQATAECLGNEYNRCNICNTGKCPRGITTQDPKLYRRLDPDKVAERVVEIFKSADVELRKIFAPMGRSVELPIGMSDGLSIDDKAIAERLEISYAC; from the coding sequence ATGGAACCAGCTACAGGCTTAAAGCTTGATTTTAATAATAAATTAACGTTAGAGGAATTTCCTTATATTATTAGATGGAGAGATGACCGTTGCAAAAGATGCGGACAGTGTACATCTGTATGCCCTCAGGGTGCTATTAGACCAGCTGTTAAGTATACAAGAGTTATTGAGTCTGGAGGGGATACTCCCAAACCAAGACCTGTAAGAAGAATAATTCATGTTATTGAGCAGGTAAACAATATAGATAATTACTGTACAGGCTGTGCGGTTTGTACTCTTGTGTGTCCAAATAATGCAATAGAGCCAGAGTATAACCCCCAAAATAAGTTTCTCTTTTATAAAAACCGCGGTGGTGAAGGATACAAGAGAGGTGGCAGAAGAAACGATCCAGGAGTCTCTACACTTGATCGGCTTAAATTCACAAGAATATCAATGCTAACAGACCCTGCTCTTGATGCAGGAAGGCATGAGTTTAGAGTTCGTTCCTATATTGGAAGAATTCTTCCACCAGAAGATCTTCCACTTAAAGTTGAAGACGGAAGGCTTGTTTTGGATAAATCATCAGGAAAGTTTATACCTCCTGTAAGAGAAATATTTCCGATTATGATTGGAAGTATGTCGATTGGCGCTCTTTCTCCTACGATGTGGGAAGGGCTTGCAATGGGAGTTGCTTATTTAAATGAGGTTGAAGGTATTCCTGTGGTGATGTGTTCTGGAGAAGGAGGTTTTCCTCCAAGACTTCTCAAATCGAGATATGTTAAATATTTTATCTTACAGATTGCATCTGGATATTTTGGATGGGATAGCATAATTCATACATTACCTTATATGACAGAGGATCCTGCAGCAATAGAGATAAAATACGGGCAGGGTGCAAAGCCAGGTGATGGTGGTCTTCTTATGGCTCCAAAGGTTATAAAGTTGATTTCTGAAATTAGAGGAGTGCCTCAATATGTGGATCTTCCATCTCCTCCAACTCATCAGACGCAATACTCAATTGAAGAGTCTGTTATGAAGATGATTCAGTCAATGTCAATGGCATTTGGTTTCAGAGTTCCTGTTTATCCAAAAATATCAGGAACAAAAACCGCCAAGGCTGTTTTAAATAATCTTGCCAGAAACCCGTATGCAGCAGCTCTTTCTATTGATGGAGAAGATGGTGGCACTGGAGCTGCTTATAATATATCACTTGATAAAATGGGACATCCAATTGCTTCGAACATAAGAGAGTGTTATCTTGATCTTGTAAAACAGGGTAAACAGAATGAGCTTCCGCTTATTGCAGCAGGAGGAGTTGGTAAAAAAGGAAATCTTGCAGCAAATGCAGCAGCTCTTATAATGCTTGGTGTATCCGCGGTTTCTGTTGGGAAATATATAATGCAGGCAACTGCTGAATGTCTCGGTAATGAGTATAATCGCTGTAATATATGTAATACTGGAAAATGTCCAAGAGGCATTACTACGCAGGATCCGAAGCTTTACAGGCGCCTTGATCCTGATAAAGTAGCAGAAAGAGTTGTGGAGATTTTCAAGTCTGCAGATGTTGAACTTCGTAAAATATTCGCTCCAATGGGAAGAAGCGTTGAACTTCCAATTGGTATGTCAGATGGATTGAGTATAGATGATAAAGCAATAGCAGAAAGATTGGAGATAAGCTATGCCTGTTAA
- a CDS encoding FAD-dependent oxidoreductase: MPVKKIIQREMPKVGLHETVIPYAEVVKWVNDKSVIIYGNIKGNRIPSRILEEFIQEAVKNGARNIHVYADGQHGIGGRIFSQGEPVKITIEGPVGQRCGSMGMFGTEITVRGGVSDDVGWINCGAKITVLGDATNGAWNAAAQGILYVQGSGGARCDTMTKHNPRFDPPQSWYLRDVGDSFAEFKAGGIAVVCGINPRNQKSVLGYRPCVGMVGGVIYFRGSIDGYSERDVKLLEISEQDWQWLCDNLKPYLTAIERMDYYHELTKSPDEWRKLVPYTPQERRRKRWFKVEMEDFRKNYWEKEVGKGGIFAEYIDHEPTIIPYIVTGQYRRYKPVWANEKYAPPCAYSCPTNIPTHKRTALIRLGKIKEALELVLNYSPLPATVCGMICPNLCMQACTRGRIDIPISVKELGKASPDLPAPKKAKSTGHSVAVIGAGPAGMSVAWQISLKGHNVTMYEATDKIGGKIELCIPEHRFNKDILHKEIERFKEVVPDIRLNTKVTKELFEEIYRENEFVVIAVGAHQPRKIPFPGSEHIISAYEFLRAINEGKTFDLKDKNVVVIGAGNVGMDASVEAFLCGAASVTAVDIQKPAAAFGTEFEQAKQKGVEILWPKITEKYVPGERKIYFKDGTNIDADFVIMSIGDIPDLDFIPPQIHTERGWMVVNEFFQTSDPKVFAIGDVTGLGLVTHAIGHGRLLAEYLHGELMHSPVTRDLRARIPYERIKLDYYERCRATSSLEQEAERCLSCGSCRDCHMCEMTCYWGAISRVEKSDGRYEYVVDENKCIACGFCAGVCPCGVWEMVENI, from the coding sequence ATGCCTGTTAAAAAAATAATACAAAGAGAAATGCCGAAGGTTGGATTGCATGAAACTGTAATTCCATATGCAGAAGTTGTCAAATGGGTTAATGACAAATCTGTAATTATATATGGAAATATAAAAGGAAATAGAATTCCTTCAAGGATACTGGAAGAATTCATTCAGGAAGCTGTAAAGAATGGAGCAAGAAATATTCATGTATATGCTGATGGACAACACGGAATTGGTGGTAGAATCTTCTCTCAGGGTGAACCTGTAAAAATTACTATTGAAGGACCTGTTGGACAGAGATGTGGCTCAATGGGAATGTTTGGCACAGAGATTACTGTTAGGGGAGGTGTATCTGACGATGTAGGATGGATCAACTGCGGAGCAAAAATTACTGTTCTTGGAGATGCAACAAATGGAGCATGGAATGCGGCTGCGCAGGGAATTCTATATGTTCAGGGAAGCGGTGGTGCTCGTTGTGATACAATGACAAAACATAATCCAAGATTTGATCCCCCTCAGTCGTGGTATCTGAGGGATGTTGGAGATTCATTTGCAGAATTCAAAGCTGGTGGAATTGCCGTAGTCTGCGGAATTAATCCAAGAAATCAGAAATCAGTTCTTGGATACAGACCTTGTGTTGGCATGGTTGGCGGTGTTATTTATTTTCGCGGTTCAATAGATGGTTATTCAGAAAGGGATGTTAAACTGCTTGAAATAAGTGAGCAGGACTGGCAGTGGCTATGTGACAATCTAAAGCCATATCTCACAGCAATAGAAAGAATGGATTATTATCATGAACTTACAAAAAGTCCTGATGAATGGCGTAAACTCGTACCATACACACCACAGGAAAGAAGACGTAAAAGATGGTTCAAGGTTGAAATGGAAGATTTCAGGAAAAACTACTGGGAGAAAGAGGTTGGAAAGGGAGGAATTTTTGCAGAATACATTGACCATGAACCAACAATTATTCCCTATATAGTAACTGGACAGTATCGCAGATATAAGCCTGTGTGGGCAAATGAGAAGTATGCGCCACCATGTGCATATAGCTGTCCAACTAATATTCCAACTCATAAAAGAACTGCGTTGATAAGGCTTGGTAAAATAAAAGAAGCGTTGGAGCTTGTGCTGAATTATAGTCCGCTTCCAGCTACAGTCTGCGGAATGATATGTCCGAATCTCTGCATGCAGGCATGCACTCGCGGAAGAATTGATATACCGATATCTGTAAAAGAACTCGGCAAAGCATCTCCGGATCTACCAGCACCCAAAAAAGCTAAATCAACAGGTCACAGTGTGGCTGTAATCGGTGCAGGACCTGCAGGTATGTCAGTTGCATGGCAGATTTCATTAAAAGGACACAATGTAACTATGTATGAAGCTACAGATAAGATTGGTGGAAAAATTGAACTTTGCATACCTGAACACAGATTTAATAAAGACATACTTCATAAAGAGATTGAAAGATTTAAGGAGGTTGTTCCAGATATTCGTTTAAATACAAAAGTTACAAAAGAACTTTTTGAAGAAATATATAGAGAAAATGAGTTTGTAGTGATAGCTGTCGGAGCGCATCAACCAAGAAAGATTCCTTTCCCCGGTTCAGAGCATATTATTTCAGCATATGAATTTTTAAGAGCCATAAATGAAGGTAAAACCTTTGATCTTAAAGATAAAAATGTCGTTGTAATTGGTGCTGGTAATGTTGGAATGGATGCATCTGTTGAGGCTTTCCTCTGTGGAGCAGCCTCTGTGACTGCTGTTGATATTCAGAAACCAGCAGCAGCCTTTGGAACAGAATTTGAACAGGCAAAACAAAAGGGTGTTGAGATTCTCTGGCCTAAAATTACTGAGAAATATGTTCCTGGTGAAAGAAAAATCTATTTTAAAGATGGAACAAACATTGATGCTGATTTTGTTATTATGTCAATTGGTGATATACCTGATTTAGATTTTATCCCTCCGCAGATTCATACTGAGAGGGGATGGATGGTTGTAAATGAATTTTTTCAGACATCAGATCCCAAGGTTTTTGCAATTGGAGATGTTACAGGGCTTGGTCTGGTAACCCATGCAATTGGTCATGGAAGACTGCTTGCTGAGTACTTACATGGAGAGCTCATGCATTCTCCTGTTACAAGAGATTTAAGAGCAAGAATACCTTATGAAAGAATTAAACTTGATTATTATGAAAGGTGCAGAGCCACTTCATCTCTTGAACAGGAAGCTGAAAGATGCCTTTCCTGCGGATCATGTAGAGACTGTCATATGTGTGAGATGACCTGCTATTGGGGAGCAATAAGCAGAGTGGAAAAGTCTGATGGTCGGTATGAGTATGTTGTTGATGAAAATAAATGCATTGCCTGTGGATTCTGCGCTGGAGTCTGCCCGTGTGGAGTGTGGGAGATGGTTGAGAATATTTAA
- a CDS encoding 4Fe-4S dicluster domain-containing protein, with product MNEMKGKKLNVNELHDPTRRAFIKNIGITASVILLERFGIHSIVWASSEKKILKMILVDYEECTGCRTCETVCSSYNNPVTVNGETLPGLGNPVYSKIRVVSFNPDVDVPTVCAMCPDAPCVNVCPVEPDPKTGRRALYRNETTLTIQNDPHRCIGCGNCAKVCLEQRRGVIMLDPQTGKPGGICNLCNGDPQCVKWCPVNALSYVEVRPERKFYGLSPEKIAAELAQKWYGIKDVGGLK from the coding sequence ATGAATGAGATGAAAGGTAAAAAGCTAAATGTTAATGAATTACACGATCCTACCAGAAGAGCATTTATAAAAAACATCGGAATTACTGCGAGTGTCATCTTGCTTGAAAGATTTGGAATTCATTCAATAGTATGGGCTTCTTCAGAGAAAAAAATCCTTAAAATGATTCTTGTAGATTATGAGGAATGTACTGGATGTAGAACATGTGAAACTGTCTGCTCCTCATACAACAATCCAGTAACAGTGAATGGAGAGACACTCCCAGGACTTGGAAATCCTGTTTACTCAAAGATTCGTGTTGTAAGCTTTAATCCTGATGTGGATGTTCCTACTGTGTGTGCAATGTGTCCTGATGCTCCTTGTGTGAATGTATGTCCTGTAGAACCTGATCCTAAAACAGGAAGAAGAGCTCTATACAGAAATGAGACAACTTTGACAATTCAGAATGATCCACACCGATGTATAGGTTGTGGAAATTGTGCTAAAGTATGCCTTGAACAAAGAAGAGGGGTTATAATGCTCGATCCTCAAACAGGCAAACCAGGTGGTATATGCAATCTTTGTAATGGTGATCCACAATGTGTAAAATGGTGTCCTGTTAATGCACTCTCTTATGTTGAAGTGCGACCTGAACGAAAATTTTATGGACTTTCACCTGAAAAAATAGCAGCTGAATTAGCTCAAAAATGGTATGGAATAAAAGATGTAGGAGGTTTAAAATGA
- a CDS encoding aldehyde ferredoxin oxidoreductase family protein, whose protein sequence is MSTPYGYNGRILNIDLTTGKIEKLPVAQDDLIKFVGGRGLGMKILWDHLKKPGVDPFSNENPLIFMTGPFSGFPVPSSSRTCVITKSPITSPIHSSYSSASTVTYSNVGGFFGPELKFAGYDGIVITGKANELCYIVIDDDKVEIRDARKFRGMRTDAFDRTILEELRDRRFKTVYIGPAGENLVRYASILHTAARAAGRGGVGCIMGSKNLKAIAVKGTKQPFVANHKRFLTALERARLALKNSPRTKSWMELGTASFILESSNAGTETVRNFREGTFPEVYKISADTARREVWVRNIACYCCPLACKKSGRTQGKYGGIVHDGPEYETGTMFGSNLLISDMAGMLKAVYNVDDLGLDAISTGNVIGFLMEAYEKGMIDSKLLDGIDLKWGSVDATLAMIDKIAYRDGVGDLASKGVKALSQKIGHGSEKFAIHVKGLELAAHNIQANPPRALCYATANRGGCHLNGDSIEMQNMRAMIDSTGICLFAAFDPSLEDHMLTLLSSITGLEYDKATFAKTGERGFNLEKMFNYREGFRREDDWLPDRFFEDAFTIGPKKGSVLDRDKFREMITQYYTGRGWNTETSKPGESKLKELGLTEIVT, encoded by the coding sequence ATGAGTACCCCATATGGATATAATGGCAGAATACTAAATATAGACCTTACAACAGGTAAAATTGAAAAACTACCTGTTGCTCAGGATGATCTTATTAAATTTGTTGGTGGACGAGGGCTTGGAATGAAAATACTCTGGGATCATTTAAAGAAACCAGGAGTTGATCCATTTTCTAATGAAAATCCACTTATATTTATGACAGGTCCTTTTTCAGGATTTCCGGTTCCATCCTCATCAAGAACATGTGTTATTACCAAATCTCCAATAACATCTCCAATTCATTCTTCTTATTCATCTGCATCCACTGTAACCTATTCCAATGTGGGAGGGTTCTTTGGACCAGAACTTAAATTTGCAGGTTACGACGGCATCGTTATTACAGGAAAAGCTAATGAGCTTTGTTACATTGTAATTGATGATGATAAGGTCGAAATTCGTGATGCTAGAAAATTCAGAGGTATGCGAACAGATGCCTTTGACAGAACAATTCTGGAAGAACTCAGAGACAGAAGATTCAAAACTGTATATATCGGACCTGCTGGAGAAAATCTTGTCCGTTATGCCAGCATACTTCATACAGCTGCACGTGCAGCGGGTCGAGGCGGTGTTGGATGCATAATGGGTTCTAAAAATTTAAAAGCTATAGCAGTTAAAGGGACTAAACAGCCATTTGTTGCTAATCATAAGCGATTCCTTACAGCTCTTGAAAGAGCCAGATTGGCCCTCAAAAACTCACCAAGAACAAAGTCGTGGATGGAACTAGGAACTGCCTCTTTCATTCTGGAAAGCAGCAATGCTGGAACAGAGACTGTGCGTAATTTCCGGGAAGGAACATTTCCAGAGGTTTATAAGATCAGTGCTGATACTGCAAGACGTGAGGTATGGGTTAGAAACATTGCTTGTTATTGCTGCCCATTAGCATGCAAAAAAAGTGGCCGTACGCAGGGTAAATACGGAGGGATAGTTCACGATGGACCAGAGTATGAAACTGGTACAATGTTTGGTTCAAACCTTTTGATATCAGATATGGCTGGTATGTTAAAGGCAGTTTACAATGTTGATGATCTTGGCTTAGATGCAATTTCAACAGGAAATGTTATAGGATTTCTCATGGAAGCTTATGAGAAAGGGATGATAGATTCAAAATTGCTTGATGGAATAGACCTCAAATGGGGGAGTGTTGATGCGACTCTTGCAATGATAGACAAGATAGCCTACCGAGATGGAGTAGGAGATCTTGCATCTAAGGGTGTAAAGGCTCTTTCTCAGAAGATCGGTCATGGTAGTGAAAAGTTTGCCATACATGTGAAAGGGCTTGAATTAGCTGCGCATAATATTCAGGCTAATCCGCCGAGAGCTTTGTGTTATGCTACTGCAAATAGAGGTGGGTGTCATTTAAACGGTGACAGCATTGAAATGCAGAACATGAGAGCAATGATTGATTCAACTGGCATTTGCCTTTTTGCCGCATTTGATCCTTCATTAGAAGACCACATGCTCACTCTGCTCAGCTCAATCACCGGTCTGGAATATGATAAAGCAACTTTTGCAAAAACAGGAGAAAGAGGGTTTAATCTTGAAAAAATGTTCAATTATCGTGAAGGTTTTCGTAGAGAGGATGACTGGCTACCAGACCGCTTCTTTGAGGATGCATTCACTATAGGACCGAAAAAGGGATCTGTACTTGACAGAGATAAGTTCCGTGAAATGATTACACAATACTATACAGGCAGAGGATGGAATACTGAAACATCAAAACCGGGTGAATCGAAGTTAAAAGAGCTTGGACTGACTGAAATAGTGACCTAA
- a CDS encoding type 1 glutamine amidotransferase, which translates to MIAIVKNVKSEGPGSIENFLKKNKLLYKVFEAEDGIIPSTLEDYTGLIIMGGPMGVYEMDIYPHLKIVSRLIREAINRDLKVLGICLGSQLIAHTLGAKVYQGHVEEIGWQDIELTGDGLRDPLMIALAKHPSVGDVWKKFRVFHWHWDTFDLPYGCTHLAKSELYENQAFKYGEKVYALQFHIEVTRALLINWFNSHSLRSQILNEAEKIIPEYSQRAENFYSAFLEN; encoded by the coding sequence ATGATAGCAATAGTTAAAAATGTAAAATCAGAAGGTCCAGGAAGTATTGAAAATTTTCTTAAAAAAAACAAATTGCTTTATAAAGTATTCGAAGCTGAAGATGGTATAATTCCATCCACTCTTGAAGACTACACCGGGTTAATCATTATGGGTGGACCGATGGGTGTTTATGAGATGGACATTTATCCACATCTTAAAATAGTTTCAAGGCTTATAAGAGAGGCTATAAACAGAGATTTAAAGGTTCTCGGAATATGCCTTGGATCTCAGTTAATAGCCCACACACTAGGAGCAAAGGTATATCAGGGGCATGTGGAAGAAATTGGATGGCAAGATATTGAGCTTACAGGAGATGGATTACGAGACCCATTAATGATAGCTTTAGCAAAACATCCATCCGTTGGAGATGTATGGAAAAAATTCAGAGTATTTCATTGGCATTGGGATACTTTTGATCTACCATATGGCTGCACACATTTAGCCAAATCTGAACTTTATGAAAATCAGGCTTTTAAATATGGAGAAAAAGTTTATGCCTTGCAGTTTCATATTGAAGTAACAAGGGCTTTACTCATAAATTGGTTTAATTCACATTCTCTCAGATCACAAATTCTCAACGAAGCAGAAAAAATAATCCCTGAATATTCACAGCGCGCAGAGAACTTTTACAGTGCCTTTCTGGAAAACTGA
- a CDS encoding sigma-54 interaction domain-containing protein, which produces MHKRNNRELIALFETSRVLTASFELEKNLYSVMEILSKKLDMRRGCVFLLDKKTGEIKIVVAYGLTREEIQRGKYRIGEGIVGKVIDSGLPMVIPDIEKEPKFLNKTGSRPNKKGISFLCVPIKIEDEILGVISADRIYTSQEGDVDDDLRVLSIVASLIAQFLKLWKNYKNMEDENIFLRHQLQDRYNFPNLVGQSSSFQAVLKTVIKIASTDATVLLFGESGTGKELIAKTIHFQSKRSKGPFVAINCAAIPETLLEAELFGSEKGAFTGAVKRIGKFEQADGGTIFLDEIGELPVVLQPKLLRVLQERAIEPLGSSTSVEINVRIISATNKNLTEEIKRGNFREDLFWRLNVIPIYIPPLRERKEDIPLLIEYYLKKFSTIYKKSVSIDQEALKMLVSYNWPGNVREVANTVERLVVMSESNIIKVNDLPDTVRCGYKIHKITPASKINLPAEVEAIEKTNIIDTLPKFNFNLRKTAQELGLTERQLNYKIKKYGISIKKGVE; this is translated from the coding sequence ATGCATAAAAGAAATAACAGAGAACTTATAGCCCTTTTTGAAACAAGCAGAGTTTTAACCGCTTCATTTGAACTTGAAAAAAATCTCTATTCAGTTATGGAAATTCTTTCAAAAAAGCTTGATATGCGACGAGGATGTGTCTTCCTTCTGGATAAAAAAACAGGTGAAATAAAAATTGTAGTAGCCTACGGTCTTACCAGAGAAGAGATTCAGAGGGGTAAATACAGAATTGGTGAGGGTATAGTAGGAAAAGTTATTGACAGTGGACTTCCAATGGTTATTCCTGATATTGAAAAGGAACCCAAGTTCCTTAATAAAACAGGCAGCCGACCAAACAAAAAAGGTATTTCATTCTTATGTGTTCCGATAAAAATTGAAGATGAAATTCTTGGAGTTATATCTGCTGATAGAATTTATACTTCTCAGGAAGGCGATGTTGATGATGATTTAAGAGTTCTTTCAATAGTTGCATCTCTCATAGCCCAATTTCTGAAACTATGGAAAAATTATAAAAATATGGAAGATGAAAATATTTTTTTGAGACATCAGCTGCAGGATAGATATAATTTCCCAAATCTTGTTGGACAATCATCTTCCTTTCAGGCAGTTCTTAAAACAGTTATAAAGATTGCAAGCACAGATGCAACAGTACTGCTTTTTGGAGAATCAGGTACTGGTAAAGAGTTAATTGCAAAAACAATTCATTTTCAAAGCAAAAGGTCAAAAGGACCATTCGTTGCTATAAATTGTGCAGCTATTCCAGAAACTCTGTTAGAAGCAGAATTGTTTGGTTCTGAAAAAGGAGCATTTACCGGTGCAGTTAAAAGAATAGGAAAGTTTGAACAGGCTGATGGAGGAACTATCTTTCTTGATGAAATTGGTGAGCTACCTGTTGTACTTCAGCCAAAGTTATTGAGAGTATTACAGGAAAGAGCAATAGAGCCTCTTGGCTCGTCAACGTCTGTTGAAATCAATGTAAGAATTATATCTGCAACAAATAAAAATCTTACTGAAGAGATAAAAAGGGGAAACTTCAGGGAAGACCTGTTCTGGAGGCTGAATGTTATCCCGATATATATCCCGCCTTTAAGAGAAAGAAAAGAAGATATTCCTTTACTCATAGAATATTATCTGAAAAAGTTCTCTACTATTTATAAAAAATCTGTATCAATCGATCAAGAAGCTTTAAAAATGCTTGTTTCATATAATTGGCCGGGAAATGTCAGAGAAGTTGCTAATACTGTAGAGCGGCTTGTTGTAATGTCTGAAAGCAATATTATTAAAGTTAATGATTTACCTGATACTGTCAGATGTGGATACAAAATACATAAAATAACACCAGCTTCAAAAATCAATCTGCCAGCTGAAGTTGAAGCAATTGAAAAAACAAACATTATTGATACACTACCAAAATTTAATTTCAATTTAAGAAAAACAGCTCAGGAACTGGGTTTGACTGAACGACAGTTAAACTATAAAATAAAAAAATACGGTATATCAATAAAAAAAGGGGTTGAATAG
- a CDS encoding P-II family nitrogen regulator, with protein sequence MKKIEAIIKPFKFEEVKEALVHAGIQGMTVTDVKGFGRQKGHVEIYRGSEVKVLFVPKIKIEVVVPDSLLDKAVEVILNKAYTGSVGDGKIFIIPVEDAIRIRTKEKSEQAI encoded by the coding sequence ATGAAAAAGATTGAAGCAATAATCAAACCTTTTAAATTCGAAGAAGTAAAAGAAGCCCTTGTTCATGCTGGCATTCAGGGAATGACAGTGACAGATGTAAAGGGGTTCGGAAGACAGAAAGGGCATGTTGAAATATACAGAGGTTCTGAAGTTAAAGTGTTATTTGTTCCAAAAATAAAAATTGAAGTTGTAGTACCTGACAGTCTGCTCGACAAAGCAGTAGAGGTTATTCTGAATAAAGCCTATACAGGTTCTGTTGGTGATGGAAAAATCTTTATCATTCCAGTTGAAGATGCGATAAGAATAAGAACAAAGGAAAAAAGCGAACAGGCTATATAA
- a CDS encoding ammonium transporter, with protein sequence MIKKAVFSLTLLSLLFSGSLNAFAEQSQSQIDKGDTAWMIVSTALVMLMTVPGLALFYGGLVKKKDVLNTIAMSFVSYCIVSFLWIVYGYSLSFSGDIGGIIGYLDKAFLKGVKIESLQGTIPEVLFSMFQLTFAAITVALVSGAYIERIRFSAWILFSILWMSFVYVPVAHWVWGGGFLAKMGALDFAGGTVVHVNAGIAALVGVLMLGKRKNTMLIPNNLTLVSIGTALLWFGWFGFNAGSAASSNAVAAQAFINTNTAAAVAALAWMLTEWIITKKPTVLGIASGIIAGLVAITPAAGFVNITGSVIIGAIAGVICYFSVTAMKPKLGYDDALDVFGIHGLAGIMGAILTGVFADPSVNEAGKGLLYGNAKQILIQLAAVGVTMLYTAIMTCVIFLIIRLFMKIRVHEEDEIIGLDSSAHGEKAYNL encoded by the coding sequence ATGATTAAAAAAGCAGTTTTCAGTCTAACATTATTAAGCTTGCTTTTTTCTGGTAGTTTAAATGCATTTGCTGAACAGTCTCAATCTCAGATTGATAAAGGAGATACTGCTTGGATGATTGTTTCAACAGCTTTGGTTATGTTGATGACTGTTCCAGGACTTGCTCTGTTTTATGGAGGTCTTGTAAAGAAAAAGGATGTTCTCAATACCATTGCCATGAGCTTTGTCTCTTATTGCATAGTGAGTTTTCTATGGATAGTTTATGGTTATAGCCTCAGCTTTTCAGGTGATATTGGAGGTATTATAGGATATCTTGATAAAGCTTTTCTTAAAGGTGTAAAAATTGAATCTCTTCAGGGAACAATCCCAGAAGTCTTATTTTCAATGTTTCAGCTTACTTTTGCCGCCATAACTGTTGCACTGGTAAGTGGTGCATATATAGAAAGAATAAGGTTTTCAGCATGGATATTATTTTCAATTCTATGGATGAGCTTCGTTTATGTTCCGGTTGCCCATTGGGTATGGGGCGGAGGTTTCCTTGCAAAAATGGGAGCACTTGATTTTGCCGGTGGAACAGTAGTTCACGTGAATGCAGGAATTGCAGCACTGGTAGGTGTTCTAATGCTCGGAAAAAGAAAAAATACCATGCTAATTCCCAATAATCTTACTCTTGTAAGTATTGGTACAGCACTTCTGTGGTTTGGATGGTTTGGATTCAATGCTGGTTCAGCTGCATCTTCAAATGCTGTTGCAGCTCAGGCATTCATAAATACAAACACCGCTGCTGCTGTTGCAGCCTTAGCCTGGATGCTTACAGAATGGATAATCACTAAAAAACCTACTGTGCTTGGTATAGCATCAGGAATTATAGCAGGACTGGTTGCCATTACTCCTGCAGCAGGATTTGTAAATATAACAGGCTCTGTTATTATAGGTGCTATAGCTGGTGTTATATGCTACTTTTCTGTTACAGCTATGAAACCAAAACTTGGATATGATGATGCTCTCGATGTATTCGGCATTCACGGATTAGCAGGAATCATGGGAGCAATCCTTACAGGAGTTTTTGCTGACCCTTCAGTAAATGAAGCAGGTAAAGGATTACTATATGGTAATGCCAAACAGATTCTAATTCAGTTAGCAGCTGTTGGAGTAACAATGCTTTACACTGCCATAATGACTTGTGTGATCTTTCTTATTATCAGACTCTTTATGAAAATCAGGGTGCATGAAGAGGATGAAATTATAGGACTTGATTCCTCAGCACATGGCGAGAAAGCTTATAATTTATAA